The genomic segment AGCTCGACACGCGGCTTGAGCCCCAGGCCTTCGTTGGTTGGACGGTTCTCGAACCTCCAGGACTGGCTACTGAAGCGGTCGCTGGACAATCCGGGGAGATGCTCCATCACTCTGCCTAAGAACGCTTCCAAGCCTGCGTCAGCCATATCGCTCTCCTTGCTGTTCAGTCGCGTCATTCGCGCGCACGAGCTACACGAGCAACATAGCGACTGGAATAGCCGTGTCGCGCGGCGTGAGTCATCAAATCAGGATCCGACCTTGGCGCAGCAGGCGGGTTACATGAGTCTGCGTGGCGAGCGCAACGCGGGCGCGCTTGGCCAGAACCATGGAGTTGGTACCCATGAGCCTGCGCAACCCGGCGTCAGGCGCGATGATCAGCACAGGCGTTCCAGCGCGGCGTACGACCGAGGCTTCCCGCTCCAACTGCCGTCTCGCGGCAATGCGCGGCAGGTTACCCGGATCCGGCGCGAGCCAATCGGTGGTTGCCAGCGGGGCAGAGACGATGACCAAGTCCAGCCCTAGACCAGCGACGAGGTCCAGGCTGTGCAACGAGTGGGCGCCGCCGTCAACGTAGCGATCACCGTCGATCGTCACTGGCTGGAAGTAGCCGGGAATCGCGCAGGAAGCAGCGACGGCCTCAGCGACTGAGGCGGTTGCGTCGCGCCCAAACGCTGCCCGGCGGCCCGTCTCCAGGTTCACCGCGCCGATCCACATCTCGCGCGTCGGCCAAGTCTCGAACAGTGGCCCGAATCCTGGGCTGACTGCCGTCACCGGGACGGTTCCTTCGGGGAGTGCGGCTGCGATGGCCGTCCCGAAGGCGTACCCGAGAGGCTTTCGCACTATCCGCCGCAGAAGGTCGGGCGATGCTGGCCTGAGCCGCCAGGGTGGTCTTCGCGGCGGATCTGGGACCCGTCCGATCCCGGCCAGAACAACGCGCGCTTCGTCCGAAACCGGATGCCCGCAGACCCGGCCGACATAGTCCAGCGGGGGGAAGCCCGCGCGGAGCAGCGCCGCTGAAGTCGATCCGGCTGATGTTCCAACGATCACTTCGGCACCGCGGGCGTCCCACTGGCCTTCACGGGCGAGGGCGGTAATGACACCGGCGTGGAAGGCGGTGCCGGTGAATCCGCCACCTCCAAGGACCAGGCCTATCCGAGGCATCAGTCGGCGCAGATCACTTCGTTCGCGGTGATTGGCTTTGTCTGGGGATTGGCGACGGGCGCCCCCTTGGGCTTGGCCACGACGATCCTGTCAGCGACTCCGGCGAAGTCCTCGCCGATCTGCAAGGTGATCACTTCGACGGACGGCGAGGACACGAGTTCAGCGTTCCCGGCGGCGAAAGCGACTGTTCGTGCGGCCGCCTCTTGGCCCGGCGGGTACAAAACTCGTGTCACCGCACGCGTCCTCGCTGTGGAGACGTCCGTGACCTGGAATCCCAGGGCTCTGAGTCGGACCGGCACGGTCTTGGTCTTAGAGGGGATGCTGGATGCGTTGACCACTCGCACGAGGATCTGGTCAGCGGGGACTGTCACCTTCTTGCCGTCGGGTCCGACGCTGACTGGTGGTGGCCAAGGCGTGTCGTTCTTGATCGCCTTCCAGATCGCCCTGGCTGTCGCGCGGTCGGGATCGATATTCGCGTCGTTCCTCCACAGGAACGGCATCGTGACGAAGGTGATGTCGTGCGGTTCGATGCCCCGGACGCTGCTGGCGAAGTCCCTCATCTCCGAGACTTCATCAAGGCCCTTGTCCACTTTGAGTGCGCCCGTGGCGGCATCGAGCATCTTGTACAGCTTCACGGGGTTGAGGAGTAGTTGCTTGCTTGTTGCCTGGCGTATGGCGGAAGACAGGAAAGCCTGTTGGCGCTTGATCCGGTCGATGTCAGACCCGTCGCCCACGGACTTGCGGACGCGGACGAAGCCCAGGGCTGTTTCGCCATCAACGATCGTCGTGCCGGCCGGCAGGTGCAACTTGGAGTCTTTGTCGTCGATGGGGCGGGTCGAGCAGACTTCGACCCCGCCCATGGCATCTACTACGCGCTTGAATCCGCGGAAGTCGACCACGACGGCGTGATGGATCGGCACTCCGGTCATCTTCTTCACCAGATCAACCGTGCACCCAGCGCCCCCTTCTTCGAACGCGTGGTTGAACCTGTCAAACGCTCCGTTTGGACTGGCGCAAGCTGGCATCCTCACCCACGTGTCGCGTGGAATGCTCACGGCCAGGGCTCGGCTGCGGTCCGCTGAGATATGCAGCAGGATCGTCGTGTCGCTTCGCTCACCGTCGCGCCCGTCATCGGATCCGTATTTCATGTTTCCGCGCCCGCCGCGCGTATCGCTGCCCATGAGGAGCAGGTTGACGGGCTCGTAGTCCTGAGGCCGTTCGTCTGTCGAGGCCTCGAAAGATCGGATGTTGCCGGCGAGCCGGTTCAGTAGAAACGCCGACACTGCGGCGACCAGCACGAGGACTCCGGCGATAACCACAGCGGTGACGCCAACGATCTTCGGCCAGCGACGTTTCAGGGGCGACGTGGGAGGTTCAGTCACCGGTTCATCAGGCGACATTCATCCACCTCCCGTGGCTTGCGCGCGTCCGTCGCGCGAAGCCCCAGACGTCATTCGTTCGGGTCAGACTACTGCCCTCGGCCCGGAATGGAGTTCAGCCAGTGGTCGTTCGATCCCATTGTGTGACCTTCAGAGTGCCTCCGTGGTTCCGCGCGATGTGGGTGATTCTCTCGGATTCGGCGATCGGCCCCGCCGCTGCGTCAGCTAGGACGACGCAGGACTCGGCGAGAATTGGTACGGCCCAGGCTGCCAGAACACCCGGCGTTGTCCATGGCGGCACCGCCGACAGCAGGCGCCCGCGCGCGCCCAGGTCGCGGCACGGGCCTCGCGCCAGCTCGACGATGTCGGCGCCGCTGAGCGTGCCCTGATCCGTCGTGGTCAGCCTTAGGCCATCGGAAAGTTCAGTGACGAGTTCGTCGGGCTGCCCCAGCATCTCCCGGGCATGATCGATTACCCCTTCGGGAACATCGCCGGGCAAGCCGAGCGGATGGGTCGAGACGGCCACCGCTAGCCGGGCTGAGCTCTCGACGGCATGCCGGGGGTCGGCGTCAACTGTCGCTGTGCAATGCGGCGCCGGTGCCCCGGGCGGTAGCAGGATCACGTGCGCGCCCACGACGTCAATCGCGGACAGCCACACCGGCACCTGCCAGTGATGGGGGAGCCGCAGGGTGATCGTGTCGCCTGGCCCGAGCTCATAGACGTCGCCGAGCAAGTTCGCGGTCTTGATAGCCGAGTTCAGAAGCGCCGAGACCGAAAGCTCGGAACGTTGCCCGTCCGGGCCAAGCCACGTCACGAGGGGCCTGGATCCGCTGGTTCTCGCAGCAATGCGGAGCGAGTCGAAGATTCCTGCCACTCCACGAGGCTACGGTGGATCACCGTGGAAGCAATCATGCTGGTGGGCGGGCAGGGCACCCGCCTGAGGCCGCTAACGATCAACACTCCCAAGCCGATGTTGCCGGTCGCTGGCGCTCCATTCACAGCACATCAAATCGCTCACGTACGCGACGCGGGCGTCACGCGCGTCGTGCTCGGCACCGCTTACCGCGACGAGGTGTTCAGCGACTACTTCGGAGACGGCTCCGACTTCGGAGTCGAACTTGTCGTCGTCACTGAGGATGAGCCTCTGGGCACAGGTGGCGGGATCAGGCATGCGGCCGTGGCCCTTCGCTCAGGTCCTGACGACCCTGTGCTCGTGCTCAACGGAGATGTGCTCAGCGGGATGGATGTTCCGCGGCTCGTCAGGCGGCACCTGGAGACTGATGCGGTCGTTTCGCTGCTTCTGGCCCGCGTCGAGGATCCGCGGGCATTCGGGCTCGTGCCGACTGACTCCGATGATCGGGTAGTCGAGTTCCGCGAGAAGCCGACAACTCCCGAAGAGATCGTCACCGACCAGATCAACGCCGGATGCTACGTGTTCCGGCGAAGCGTGATCGACGAGATTCCGCCGGGC from the Candidatus Nanopelagicales bacterium genome contains:
- a CDS encoding patatin-like phospholipase family protein, with the protein product MPRIGLVLGGGGFTGTAFHAGVITALAREGQWDARGAEVIVGTSAGSTSAALLRAGFPPLDYVGRVCGHPVSDEARVVLAGIGRVPDPPRRPPWRLRPASPDLLRRIVRKPLGYAFGTAIAAALPEGTVPVTAVSPGFGPLFETWPTREMWIGAVNLETGRRAAFGRDATASVAEAVAASCAIPGYFQPVTIDGDRYVDGGAHSLHSLDLVAGLGLDLVIVSAPLATTDWLAPDPGNLPRIAARRQLEREASVVRRAGTPVLIIAPDAGLRRLMGTNSMVLAKRARVALATQTHVTRLLRQGRILI
- a CDS encoding LCP family protein — encoded protein: MSPDEPVTEPPTSPLKRRWPKIVGVTAVVIAGVLVLVAAVSAFLLNRLAGNIRSFEASTDERPQDYEPVNLLLMGSDTRGGRGNMKYGSDDGRDGERSDTTILLHISADRSRALAVSIPRDTWVRMPACASPNGAFDRFNHAFEEGGAGCTVDLVKKMTGVPIHHAVVVDFRGFKRVVDAMGGVEVCSTRPIDDKDSKLHLPAGTTIVDGETALGFVRVRKSVGDGSDIDRIKRQQAFLSSAIRQATSKQLLLNPVKLYKMLDAATGALKVDKGLDEVSEMRDFASSVRGIEPHDITFVTMPFLWRNDANIDPDRATARAIWKAIKNDTPWPPPVSVGPDGKKVTVPADQILVRVVNASSIPSKTKTVPVRLRALGFQVTDVSTARTRAVTRVLYPPGQEAAARTVAFAAGNAELVSSPSVEVITLQIGEDFAGVADRIVVAKPKGAPVANPQTKPITANEVICAD
- a CDS encoding TIGR03089 family protein, with the translated sequence MAGIFDSLRIAARTSGSRPLVTWLGPDGQRSELSVSALLNSAIKTANLLGDVYELGPGDTITLRLPHHWQVPVWLSAIDVVGAHVILLPPGAPAPHCTATVDADPRHAVESSARLAVAVSTHPLGLPGDVPEGVIDHAREMLGQPDELVTELSDGLRLTTTDQGTLSGADIVELARGPCRDLGARGRLLSAVPPWTTPGVLAAWAVPILAESCVVLADAAAGPIAESERITHIARNHGGTLKVTQWDRTTTG
- a CDS encoding NDP-sugar synthase; translated protein: MEAIMLVGGQGTRLRPLTINTPKPMLPVAGAPFTAHQIAHVRDAGVTRVVLGTAYRDEVFSDYFGDGSDFGVELVVVTEDEPLGTGGGIRHAAVALRSGPDDPVLVLNGDVLSGMDVPRLVRRHLETDAVVSLLLARVEDPRAFGLVPTDSDDRVVEFREKPTTPEEIVTDQINAGCYVFRRSVIDEIPPGRPVSVERETFPMLLSRGDRLTGVVDSGYWLDLGTPRSFLRGSVDLVQGKVASSAVPGPCGDFLILPGAQVAADAVVDAGTVIGRGSRVDSRAVVRGCVVMDGVRIGLDAELVDCVVADRAVIGAGTRLSGVVVAEGARIGSGVELVEGARVWPDATIPDGSIRFSSDR